CGACCGATGACGAGTCCCACGAGGCCGAGGCCACCGAGTGCGACGCCGATGAGGATGACGATGTCGCGCTCGACGAGCTGTGCGACTGCGTACGCGTTCTCGGGCGGTGTTTCGACGAGGACGGCCCATTCGGTTCCATCGACGGGTGCGTGTGCGACCACAGCACCGTCTCGTTCGACCACGCCAGCGCTCCCACCCATCGCGGCATCGAGCGCCGGTGTCTCGTCTCCGCCACGGTACTGCGTGAGGACGTTGCTGCCGTACTTGTCGAAGGCGACGACGCCCTCGGCGGTGACGACTCTCGTTCGCGACCCTTCGATTGGTTCGCTGAGCGTCTCGGCGTGTTGTGTCGCATCGACGACGACCATCACGGCGGCGTCTCGACCAGCGACGGGACTGAGGAAGGCGAGTCGTTCGCCACCACCGTACCGGTACACTTCGGAGATTGCGACTCCGTTCGGGTCGAGCATCGTCAGCGACCCGGTCGTCCACGACACGTCGAGGTCCTCGACAGTCTTGGACTCTAACACGCCGTCGGTGCTTCTGGTGATGTGACGATTCGACGGCTTGATGTAGTGAATCGCGAGAACTTCGTCTGGAAGATTCTTCTTCTCATAGCTGAGAGTGGTGTCGATTTCTTCTTCGCTTCCAGACCGGATTGCGTCGTACTCAGAGAGCATTCGGGCCGTCCTTGAGTATCCATCTAACCAACTCGACAACTCTTCTGCCTCCAAGGTTGCGGCCGTCTCGAGTTCGCTGTGCGCGTCTGCTCTGACCTCTTCTCCGACCATGTCGGTCACGTAGAGGCCAAATCCGCCCATTACCCCGGCGACGACCAATAGAACGAACAGAAACTTCCGAAGGTAACTCCGTCTGAGTACCGCCGGCACTAACGTGGCGAGTCTCATGTTATTCGTTCGCAAGCAAATAGGACGTAAAGTGTTGACCCGTCGGCTATCAAGCGTGATAATGTTGCACTCTCGAAGGAGCACAGCGAGTCGTCGCTCCCCGAAGTGCCGTTAGAGCAGTTCGTTCACAGTTACACCGAGTGCAACTGCTGCTGCCCCCGTCGCACCACCCCCCGTTGCGATGTACGTCGGGAGTGCCGACACGACACCGCCACCGGCACCCGCGACTAAACAGAGTGCCATCCCAAAGAGTGCGGCGTCGAACCGGGAGGGTGCGTCCTGCGGGAACACGTTCTAATTAGATGTCATTACAGCCACCGACAAATGGTTTGTGGAGGCGGGACTACTCGCCTCGCTCTTCGACGCCGTCCCCGTCTGTTTCGAGCGCACGCTCGACACCTTCCGACTCGAGGTCTTCCAGCTCGGTTGGCGCGATTTTCTCTAGCGCACGTTCGCGTTCGCTGGTCACCGAGATATCGCGCATCCCGAGCGCGATGGCGGCGTCGAAGCACCGAATCGCCTCTTCGTACTGTCCCCGTTCTGCGAGGAAGAAACCCCGATTGTACCACGCGTGTGGGTGGCGCGGGTCGAGTTCGACCGCTCGCTCTGCGTGGTCGAGCGGTTCTGACGAGTCGCCGAACTCCCAGAGTGCGTACGCGAGGTTCATCTCCGCCGTCGCGGCGTGTTCGTTGTCGTCGTCGATGCGCAGTGCCTCTCGCGCGGCACCGACTGCCTCGTCGTACTCTGCTAACTGGGCGTGGGCGACGCCTTTGTTCACCCACGCCTCCTGCGCTTCGGGAGAATCTTCGTCGGCGTACGCAATCGCACGTGCGAAACTATCGACCGCCTGTTCGTACTCCTCGATCGCGACGTAAGCCAACCCGACTTCGATGAGTGCCGGGATGTCGACGTGCTCGGGGACGACCTGCGACTCGTCTACGATGTCGGCGAGCACGTAGTCGTCGGTCGGGTCGACGAGTCGCGTGTTCTGCCGGAGTTCGGGAGGGTCGAGGTCGAATCCCTCGTACGGGTCGCCGAACCCCGCTCCCTCAGAGTATCGGTGGTCACGTGTCGAGGCCATCCGTGAGTATTGGTGCGGAGACGACATAACGTGGTCGGACACCCAGTGAAAGCGGAGAGATACGTCTGTCGAGGACGTTCTGGGTCGGGTGAAAAATCACAATCCTGTCAGAAATCATGTCAATCGGCCACACGGCTTAAATACTGTCGGTGAGCACCGAAAATCAACTGGGTGGACTCTAATCCGCAGGGGGGTGACGGGTCGAAGCAATCGAACGGCCCTCCGGGCACGCGGGCAGTCGTAGAGACCAGACCTAGTGCAGGAACTTCACCATGAAATTAGGCACAATCGGTGTCGGCAATGCGGGCAGCAAGATTGTCGACAAGATGGTCGAATTCGAATCGCTCACGAACCGAAAGCTCTGTCGTCACGTGATGGTCATCAACACCGCTCGGACAGACCTCACCAAACCGGACCACATCCCGGAGAACAGACGGGTGTTGATTGGTGATACGCATCAGAAAGCCAAAGGTCACGGTGTCGGTGGCGACGTGGACGTTGGCGCGGAAGTCGCCAAGAACGACATGGACGAGATTCGGCGTGCGTTCGACGACGTAGACATCCACGAAGTCGACGCGATTCTCGTCTGTGCGTCCCTCGGCGGTGGCACCGGCAGTGGTGCGGCACCAGTCGTCATCAAAGAGTTGCAGAAGATGTACGACGAACCGGTGTACGGTCTGGGCGTTCTCCCCGGAAAGTACGAAGGTGGCCGTCCGGCACTCAACGCCGCCCGGTCGCTCCAGTCGTTCGTCAACAACACTGACAACTTCATCGCTTTCGACAACGACGCGTGGCGCTCGAAAGGCCAGACCGTCGGTGAAGGATACGAAGGGATGAACCGCGAACTGGCGACTCGTATCGTCACCCTCCTCGGTGCAGGAGAGTACGACGAGGCCACCACCGCCGAGAACGCGATGGACTCCAGCGACATCATCCGAACGCTCGACACCAACGGCATCTCGTCGATTGGCTACGCGTCGACGACGGTGAACAACAACGGAGATGGCCTGTTGAACCGTTTCCGCGAAGAACACGAAATCGAGGACACGACGAACTCCGCGGCGAAGATAAACGGGCTCGTCCGACGGGCCGTCAACTCCCGACTCACGCTCCCGTGTGAAGTCTCGAGCGCCGACCGGGCGTTGATCGTTCTCTCTGGACCACCGTCGGAACTCTCTCGGAAGGGGCTCGAGAGTGCCCGCGAGTGGATCGAAAAGGAAGTCGACACGGTGGAAGTGCTGGCCGGCGACGACCCCCGAGAGAACGCCTCTGCACTCTCGGCCGTGGTGTTGCTGTCGAACGTCACCGAGACGCCTCGAATCAAAGCGATTCAGGAGCAGGCGGTCGAAGCACAAGAAAAGATTGCCGAGCAGGAGGCCGTGCGCGAGGAAGAGATCGCGAACCTGATCAAGGATAAGGACGGCAAAATCGACCCGGTCATCTGACCATGACTCCCGTCAATCGGGGGGGAGTGTACACCCTCCAGGGAGTGACGCGATGAAGCTGGCAGTCATCGGAGTCGGTAATGCAGGTAGCCGAATCGTCAATCAGATGCTGGACATCGAGCAGTCGTCCGGTCGGAACCTCTGTAACGGGAACACGCTGCTCGTCAACTCGACCAAACCGGCGTTCGACGCGCCCGAGCACGTGCCCGAAGAGCGCCGACTGACTATCGGCGACGTCTACTGGGAAGCAGACGGGTCTGATATCGATGGGAATCCCGA
The genomic region above belongs to Haloferax marinisediminis and contains:
- a CDS encoding tetratricopeptide repeat protein; its protein translation is MASTRDHRYSEGAGFGDPYEGFDLDPPELRQNTRLVDPTDDYVLADIVDESQVVPEHVDIPALIEVGLAYVAIEEYEQAVDSFARAIAYADEDSPEAQEAWVNKGVAHAQLAEYDEAVGAAREALRIDDDNEHAATAEMNLAYALWEFGDSSEPLDHAERAVELDPRHPHAWYNRGFFLAERGQYEEAIRCFDAAIALGMRDISVTSERERALEKIAPTELEDLESEGVERALETDGDGVEERGE
- a CDS encoding tubulin/FtsZ family protein; its protein translation is MKLGTIGVGNAGSKIVDKMVEFESLTNRKLCRHVMVINTARTDLTKPDHIPENRRVLIGDTHQKAKGHGVGGDVDVGAEVAKNDMDEIRRAFDDVDIHEVDAILVCASLGGGTGSGAAPVVIKELQKMYDEPVYGLGVLPGKYEGGRPALNAARSLQSFVNNTDNFIAFDNDAWRSKGQTVGEGYEGMNRELATRIVTLLGAGEYDEATTAENAMDSSDIIRTLDTNGISSIGYASTTVNNNGDGLLNRFREEHEIEDTTNSAAKINGLVRRAVNSRLTLPCEVSSADRALIVLSGPPSELSRKGLESAREWIEKEVDTVEVLAGDDPRENASALSAVVLLSNVTETPRIKAIQEQAVEAQEKIAEQEAVREEEIANLIKDKDGKIDPVI